From the genome of Nocardia mangyaensis:
TGCTGGAGGAGACGCTCGCGGTCAATGTGCTCGGCGTCGCCTATGCCGTGCACGCGGCGGGCCCGCATGTAGCGCACGCGAAGGGGTACGTGCTCATGATGTCGTCGATCTCCACGGCCGTTCAACTGCCGCTCGCGGGCGCCTACAGCGCGTCGGCCGCGGCGGTGGAGGCGCTCGCCGGCACGCTGCGTTGCGAACTGCGCCACACCGGCGCCAGGGTGGGAGTCAGCTTCTTCGCCGAGATCGACACCGAGATGACCAGTCGTGGTTTCGGGACGGCCGCCGTGCGCAGCGGGCTCGACGGCACCAGCCTCACCGGTGTCTCACCGATCGGGCCCGCGGTCGCCGCGCTGCACCGCGCGATCGCGCGCCGCCGCAAGACGGTCGTCTCGCCCTGGTGGGTGGCGTTGGTCCTGCCCCTGCGCCCGCTGGCACAACTGCTGGTACAACGGTTGCTCGGGGCCAGGGTCGCCCGCGCGGTCGAGATCGCCCGCACCGAGGACGCACCATTCACCACCCCGCAGCCTGCCCGACCGCACAGAATGGAACGACGATGAGTGATTCGGCAGCCATCCGGCGTCAACTTCCGCGCGGACGTCACCATCTCACGCGCGAACAAGTCGTCGCCTCCCAGCGGGAGCGCATTCTGGTCGCGATGGGCGAGGCGATGACCGAGGGCGGCTATGTCAACACCCCGGTCGCATCTGTGCTCAAACGCGCCGGAGTCTCCCGCGAGACCTTCTACGAACTGTTCCGCTCCAAGGAGGACTGCTTCGCCGCCGCCTTCGACCGGGCCTCCCAGTTGCTGGCCGAGCGCCTGCAGGACTCGATCACCGACGACGTCGACGCGCTGACCAGGATGGACAACATCCTCACCGCCTACTTCGGCCACATGATCGACGACCCCGCCTCGGCGCGGCTGTTCCTGGTGGAGGTCTACGCGGCCGGTCCCACGGCGATCAAGGCGCGGATGGAACTGCAACACCGTTTCGTCGCCGTGGTCGCCACGATGCTCGGCGCCCAGACCCCCGAACAGCAATTCGCCTGCGCCACCCTGGCCGCCGCGATCGGCGCGATGGTCACCGGCAAGATCGCCGCCGACGACCTGGCCAGCCTCTGGGAACTCAAGGACCACCTGATCGCCCTGGCCCGGCGATCCGGCACGGTCTACGGCAACGCCTTCGCCGACTGATCGGCCTCGGTCATCTCGGCCCGAGGCCGAGGCGCGAGCTTCCACGCACCGATACCGGCGCCGACCAGTACGGGGACCACGAGCGCGAGACCGGCCGAGGTCCAGCCGTCGAGACCGGTGGCGAACGCATCGAGCAGAGTCTTGGTGGCGAAGAACAGGAACAGCAGGCCGGAGGCGATGGCGATGCCCCGTTCGGGCAGGTGCTTGCCCGCGAACTTGCCGACCGCGATGGCGAGGGCGCCCGCGGCCACCATGCCGGCCACCGCGCCGATCCAGACCGCGAGCCAGCTGTTGTCGACGGCGAGCGCGGCGGCGGCGAACATGGTGCGGTCGCCCAGTTCGGCGAGCATGAACGCGGAGATGACGACGAGAAAGGCGTTGCGGGTGCTCGGCGGTGGGGTGTCGCCGGACTCGTCGGCGTTGCTCAGCGCGTCGCGCAGGGTCCACAGGCCGACGGTGAGCAGGGTGAGCGCGGTGACCACCGCGATGGCACTCGCCGGCAGCGCGGCGCCGAGGAAATGGCCCACCCCGGCGGCGATCAGATTCACCGCGACGCTGGCGACGCTGATGCCGGCCAGTACCACCCACCAGCGATAACGCAGCGAGAAGGTCAGCGCCATCAGCTGCGATTTGTCACCGAGCTCGGCGAGGAAAAGCACACCGAAGCTCAGCAGGATCGTGGCGATCATGATTCAGCTCCCAGGAGACAACTCCGGCCTGTGGCTGACAGACGGGTGCGCCCTCAGCCACACCGGTCGACGGATCGGTTCGTGGCCGAAGGTCTCGCCCACCGGTGGTCTCCGGTTCGCGCAGCCGGACCGCGCCGAATCCGGCGGCGATCAGTATGTCGACTGCGCGATTGCGGGCTACTCCCCTTCGCTGCTGTCCACCCTAGCCCGGTTGCTCTGGATATGCCAGTCCGTGGTTGTCGAAATAGCAATGGGCGCAATAAGTTTGGCTGAGCGGCGGGAATAGTTCGGGTTCCCGCATTCGGGCGGTCCGGCGTCCCGTTGCCGGGCGTTCGCCAACCCGCTCTCGGGAAAGCCTCAGGCCGCCAGCAACATCGCGAGCACCGCGGTGTCGGGATCGCTGATCAGATCCATCCCGACCCGGCTCACCAGCGAGGTGACCGTTCCGTCCAGCTCCGCCTCCGCCCACGCTGCCCGATGCTCCAGCCCCAGATGCGGCACGCCGGGCAACAACACACACCCCGACGCCGCGCCCACGCACTCGGGCAACGACGGCCGCGTTTCCGAGGGCGGATGCAGCATCAGCAACGCGGGCGGCACATGCTCGGCGAAGCGACCCGGTTCGATCGCCTCCTCGCCCAGGATCGGCCCCTCGGCCAGCACCAGCCCCACCGTGCCCGGCTCGGGATCATCGGGCAGTTCCTCCCGCACCCCGAACACCGTCGAGGTCAGCAGCAGCCCCGGCATCGACGCCACCCGCACGGCGAGCACCAACACCTGCGCCCATTCTTTGGTGGTGTCGGGCCAGCGCCCCGACACCACGAACCCCCGCAATTGACCGCGCGCCTGAAATGGCGTGATCCCGATCGGACCCTGAGTCGTCATGATGGCCTCCCGATGCCCGGGGGCGGCGCTGCCCGTGTAGATCAGGAATAACCCCAACCCCCCCTGGCACACAAGTACCACTGAGTGCTAGGAGAACGGAGATGGCATGCAAAAGACCCCCCTGCCGTAGCCGGGAGGTCTTTCGCGGGATGCCTGATTTCGTTCGAACATGGGTAACTCACCGGGTACGCCCAGATCTCAGGGCGTACCCGACCGTCGGCCCGACAGCGCACCGTCGGGCCACCCACGACCGGCAGAAGTCGGGGGGAGGCGGATCAGAAGATCAGGCCCTTGCCCTGCGAGACTGCGCGGGCGAAGCGGTCCTGCACGTCGGCCCAGTTGACGACGTTCCAGAACGCGGTCACGTAGTCGGCCTTGACGTTCTTGTACTGCAGGTAGAAGGCGTGCTCCCACATGTCGACCTGCAGCAGCGGGATGATGCCGATCGGCACGTTGGCCTGCTGGTCGTACAGCTGGAAGGTCAGCAGGTTCTGGCCCAGGGTGTCGTAACCCAGGACGGCCCAGCCGGAGCCCTGCAGGCCGTTGGCGGCCGCGGTGAACTGCGCGCGGAACTTGTCGAACGAACCGAACTGGTCGTCGATCGCGGCGGCGAGGTCGCCTTCGGGCTTGTCGCCACCGTTGGGGGAGAGGTTCTTCCACCAGATCGAGTGGTTGGTGTGGCCACCCAGGTGGAAGGCCAGGTTCTTCTCGTTGAGGAAGATGGCGGCATGGTCGCCGGTCT
Proteins encoded in this window:
- a CDS encoding superoxide dismutase, which encodes MAEYTLPDLDYDYSALEPHISGQINEIHHSKHHAAYVAGANAALEKLEAARETGDHAAIFLNEKNLAFHLGGHTNHSIWWKNLSPNGGDKPEGDLAAAIDDQFGSFDKFRAQFTAAANGLQGSGWAVLGYDTLGQNLLTFQLYDQQANVPIGIIPLLQVDMWEHAFYLQYKNVKADYVTAFWNVVNWADVQDRFARAVSQGKGLIF
- a CDS encoding TMEM165/GDT1 family protein — protein: MIATILLSFGVLFLAELGDKSQLMALTFSLRYRWWVVLAGISVASVAVNLIAAGVGHFLGAALPASAIAVVTALTLLTVGLWTLRDALSNADESGDTPPPSTRNAFLVVISAFMLAELGDRTMFAAAALAVDNSWLAVWIGAVAGMVAAGALAIAVGKFAGKHLPERGIAIASGLLFLFFATKTLLDAFATGLDGWTSAGLALVVPVLVGAGIGAWKLAPRPRAEMTEADQSAKALP
- a CDS encoding TetR/AcrR family transcriptional regulator, giving the protein MSDSAAIRRQLPRGRHHLTREQVVASQRERILVAMGEAMTEGGYVNTPVASVLKRAGVSRETFYELFRSKEDCFAAAFDRASQLLAERLQDSITDDVDALTRMDNILTAYFGHMIDDPASARLFLVEVYAAGPTAIKARMELQHRFVAVVATMLGAQTPEQQFACATLAAAIGAMVTGKIAADDLASLWELKDHLIALARRSGTVYGNAFAD
- a CDS encoding SDR family NAD(P)-dependent oxidoreductase translates to MSSISGPSVAGRKILITGAARGIGAALARRLAAHGAEVALLGLEPELMAEVAAECGDAPWRYCDVADRAQVERVVAALVAELGGLDVLVANAGIAKQMAMVGGDPSVLEETLAVNVLGVAYAVHAAGPHVAHAKGYVLMMSSISTAVQLPLAGAYSASAAAVEALAGTLRCELRHTGARVGVSFFAEIDTEMTSRGFGTAAVRSGLDGTSLTGVSPIGPAVAALHRAIARRRKTVVSPWWVALVLPLRPLAQLLVQRLLGARVARAVEIARTEDAPFTTPQPARPHRMERR
- a CDS encoding peptidase, coding for MTTQGPIGITPFQARGQLRGFVVSGRWPDTTKEWAQVLVLAVRVASMPGLLLTSTVFGVREELPDDPEPGTVGLVLAEGPILGEEAIEPGRFAEHVPPALLMLHPPSETRPSLPECVGAASGCVLLPGVPHLGLEHRAAWAEAELDGTVTSLVSRVGMDLISDPDTAVLAMLLAA